Genomic segment of Sphingopyxis sp. QXT-31:
GTTGACGAGGCGCACGCGCTGATCGCGCGCCACGGCGACGAGGCGGGCTATGCCGCGGCGGCGCGCGCCGAGCAGTATCGCGTGCTCGGCAACCACATCCACTTTGCGCGCTGGCGCCAGATCGAGCGGCTGATCACCTATCTCTCGATCGAGGACGTGCTCGGCACGGTGCACTGACCCATCTCCCTCCCCCTTGATGGGGGAGGCAGCGACACTTGGCAGCTTGCTGCTTAGTCGCAGCGGTGGGGGCGCGGCCTCGGCCTGAAGCGGGCGGCGCTATGGCGCACCCTCACCCTCATCCAACTCCGCCTAGCGCCAGAGGCGCAAGGCTCCGTATCCTTCTCCCATCGAGGGAGAAGGAATTCAGAGGCGCAGCCCCGCGGTCTCGGGCAAGGCCGCCATGATGTTGAGGTTCTGCACGCAGGCGCCGCTCGCGCCCTTGCCGAGATTATCGAGCCGCGCGACGAGGCGCAGCTGGGTGCCGTCGGCACTGGCGTAGAGCATCAGCTCCATCGCGTCGGTCGCGGCGTCATCCTTGCGCAGCAAGAGCTCGCTCTCGTCGCCCGCGCGGCGCACGCTGACCAGCGGCGACCCGGCATAATGCGCCGCGAGCGCGTCGTAGGCGGCATCGGCGGCCGGCGTATCGACCGCCAGCGGCACCTCGACCAGCATCCCGCGGTAGACCGGCACGACCGCCGGCGCGAACAGCGGGGGATGCGTCAGGCCTGCGCCGACCTGCATCTCGGGCACATGTTTGTGCGCCAGCGACAGCCCATAGCTGCGAAAGCCGATGTCGGGTTCGGCCTCGAAGCGCGCTATCAGCTCCTTGCCGCCGCCCGAATA
This window contains:
- the argC gene encoding N-acetyl-gamma-glutamyl-phosphate reductase; its protein translation is MTQTVFIDGAAGTTGLEIAERLAGRAEFSLLTLDEARRKDAGARREALNDADFVILCLPDAAAVEAVGMIANDRTKVIDASTAHRVAPGWAYGFPELSAGQREAIAAATRVSNPGCYPTGFLALVAPLVAAGIVASDARLSINAVSGYSGGGKELIARFEAEPDIGFRSYGLSLAHKHVPEMQVGAGLTHPPLFAPAVVPVYRGMLVEVPLAVDTPAADAAYDALAAHYAGSPLVSVRRAGDESELLLRKDDAATDAMELMLYASADGTQLRLVARLDNLGKGASGACVQNLNIMAALPETAGLRL